Below is a window of Acidobacteriota bacterium DNA.
AACCCTGTTCGAGAAAGCCGGTCGCCCCGGCAACCGGCTGGTACCCGTGCGGACGACGGCGCTGGCCGGTGAACCCAGCGCCTCGCACGTGATCGACATCAACGGCGACAACCAGAAGGATTTCCTGTACACGGTCCCCGCCACCAATACCCTGCAGATCCTGTACGGGCAGCAATTTGCCAGCAGCACGTCGGTTTACCTGAGCGATGGGCCGGTGGCGCTCACCACCGGCGACTTCAACGGCGACGCCCGGCCGGACATCGCGGTGGCCAACCGCGATGGCAACTCGGTGACGGTGGTGCGCAACGACGGCGGTTCGTTCTCCGCCGTCAATTATGCCACCCTGGGCGCGCAACCGGTCGCCGTGGCGGCCGCCGACTTCGGCCGCGACGGCCGGACCGACCTGGCCGTGGCGCAGGCGGCGAACAAGTCCATCAGCATCTGGCACGCCGGCACCGGCGGCACTTTCGCGCCCGGATCCGGCCAGACCATCTATTTCGTCAATCCGCCGTCGGCCCTCCAGGCCGACAACTTCGACGGCCAGCACGGGCCGGACATCCTGGTGGGCTACGCCGATTACTACAAGCTCGGGCTCTGCGTCTCCGACGCCGCCGGCACCATGACCTACGCTTACTCCATCAACACGCTGGGCGACATGGAGCTGGATCCCGTCAACCACGTGACGCTGGTCGAGAACGACATCCTGAGCATCGCCGGCGGCACCACGCTCGGCGGCATCTGCTCCCGGACCGGCGTGGCGGCACTGGCCGACCGGGCGTTCAACCTGGTGCATCTGCCGCGGAGCCAGGACCTGTCGTTTTCCGTCATCAACCTCGGCACGGCGGCGGGCCTGCTCAACCTGGAGCTTTACGACAGCGCGGGCACCCACCGGAAGGCGGTCACCGTGCCGCTGGCGCCCGGCCAGCAGTTCGCCCGCTACCTCACCGATCCGAGCGTGTTCGGCGCCGACGCCGACCAGCCCGGCCGCTGGGTGCGCGGCTTCCTGACCGAGCCGGAGACCTACGGGTTCTGGCTGGCCAACGACGGCGCGACCCTTCACTACATGGACGGGCTGTCCCTGCCCGACGCCCGCGACGCCCACACCCGGCTCTTGTTCCCCGCCGGCACGGATCCGGTGCGCACGCTGCTGGTCATCAATCCCAGCAAGGACCAGTGCCGGCTGGTGCTGGAGCGGCTGAGCAACGGCTCCGTCCTCCAATCCAAGTCCTACACGCTGGCAGGCCGCGGCCGGCTCGAGGTGGATCTGGGGACCGCATTCCCCGCCCTGGCGGCGCCCGATTTCATCGGGCTACGCGCCGACATCCCCGTGGTGGGCTGCCAGTTGTCCGGCAACAGCGAGAAGCTGGCGGCAATCGACGGCCTGTGCCTCCCCGAGGCGGCCGCCATTCTCTACTCGCCGCATTTCGCCTGCGGGAATCTGGGCGTCAATTACGAGACGAAATTGACCGTGCTCAACGCGACCGACACCGGCACGGCCGTGGTGATCCGCAGGTACGGCGACGCCGGCCAGCTTCTGGGCACCAGTCCGACCCTGAGTATCCCGGCGCAGAGCAAGCTCCAGCAGGATGTGGCCACCCTGTTCGGCCTCGTCGGTCCCGCCACGGGTTATTTGACCGTGGAGCCGCAGGGCGCGACGCCGCTGGTGGGCCTGGTGACATTCGGGGAGGCCGGCAACGGGCGGTTCCTGTCAAGCCTGCCCCTGGCCGTGCAGGGACAGGCCCGCAGCCTCGTGGCGCACATGGCCAACGGCAAACTGGGCAACACCTCCTTTTTCACGGGTCTCGCCGTGCTCAATCCGGACGATGTCGCCCAACAGGTCCTGCTGACAGCCCACGACCAGAATGGCATGGAGCTGGCGGCGGACACGCTCAACATCCCCGCCCGCGGCCGGAGCGTCTTCCTGCTGGACCAGCAGATGCCGGAACTGACGAGCATCTTCGGTGGTTTTCTACTTATCGAGAGCCTGAGCGACCCGGCCCGAGACGTGATCGTCTTCGCGCTGTTCGGCGACCAGGCGCTGAACTTCCTGTCCGCCGTCAGCGCCCAGCCGCTGCCTTAGGGGCACCGGCACGGAGTGGACGGGGTGGAATCATGGGAATATGGAGGGGGCCATGAACATCGAGCTGACAGCCGAGGAACTGGCCATCCTGGAGGCGATACTGCACAAGGAGCTGGGCGGGCTGCCTATCGAGATCCACCACACCCGGACCCAGGCGTACAAGGAAATGCTCAAGGAAAAACAGGTCCGGGTGGAACAGCTCCTGGAAAAAATCCGGGCGGTCCCAAACCGCCCGCGCTGAATCGCCTCCTGCAGCGGGTTGTCCCAACGACGGCCCCGTGGCGGGTTTGTTGCCCGCGGGGCATGGCGTGCGTTCCGAAACAATCCGATGAAAATGGATGGAATCCCTGCGGCGGGATGAAGGAAAGCGGGGGGCGACGAACGTCGCCCCCCGCGCGCGTCTACTTGCTTTCGGCGTGGGCGTGGATACGCATCTTGTAGAAGGAGCGCCACACGAAGATCAGGCCGATGATGAACATCGGCGCGGCGATGAACGGCGAGTAATTGATGGACTCGGTGGCCTGAGCGTGGCGGGTGATCTCGATGGCGATCTCGGTGGCCAGCAGGCCGAACAGGGTGGAGAACTTGATGATGGGGTTGAGCGATACCGAGGTGGTGTCCTTGAACGGGTCGCCCACCGTGTCGCCGATGACCGTCGCGGCGTGCAAGGCCGTATACTTCTCGTTCAGGTCCACTTCGACCAGTTTTTTGGCGTTGTCCCAGGCGCCGCCGGTGTTGGCCATGTAGATGGCCTGGAACAGGCCAAAGCAGGCGATGGACACCAGGTAGGCCACGAAGAAGTTGGGATCGACGAACGCGAACGCCAGGGTCATGGCCATCAGCGCAATGAAGATGTTCCACATGCCGTTCTGGGCGTACTCGGTACAGATCTTCACGACCGTTTTGGAGTCTTCGATGTCCGCTTCCTTCTTGTCCAGGTTGAGGTTCTTTTTGATAAACGCCACCGCCCGGTAGGCGCCGGTGGTGACCGCCTGGATGGAGGCGCCGCTGAACCAGAAGATGACCGCGCCGCCGGTGATGAAGCCCAGCAGTACCGGCGCGTCGGTCAGGGACAGCTGCATCATCCCAACCTTCTTGAGCAGCAGGATGATGGAGAAGATCATGGTGGTGGCGCCCACCACCGCCGTGCCGATGAGCACCGGCTTGGCGGTGGCCTTGAAGGTGTTGCCGGCCGAGTCGTTGGCCTCCAGGTAGTGCTTGCCCTGCGCGAAATCGGGATCGAAGCCGAAGTCGCGCCGGATCTCCTCCCGGATGCCGGGAATGGATTCGGTTTGGGCCAGCTCGAAGATGGACTGGGCGTTGTCGGTGACGGGGCCGTAGCTGTCCACAGCGATGGTGACCGGGCCCATGCACAGGAATCCGAACGCCACCAGGCCGAAGGCGAAAATGGAGGGGTACTCAATGGCGATGCCCATTTCGCCGAAAGAGGTGAAATAGGCGATGGTCATGAGCACGACGATCAGGATGCCCTTCCAGAAGGCGCTGAAGTTGCCGGCCACGATGCCGGACAGAATGGTCAGTGACGCGCCGCCTTCGCGTGAGGCGGTGACGATCTCGTTCACGTGTTTCGACTTGGAGCTGGTGAAGACCTTGGTGAATTCGGGGATGAGCACGGCGGCCAGGGTGCCGCAGCTGATGATGAGCGCCAGGTGCCACCAGAGCGACGGCAGGGCGGTCATCACGCCGTCGACGGGTACCTGGATGTCCGAGATCAGGAGGTAACTCATCAGGAACGAGGTGCTGATGCAGAGCACCGCCGCGATCCAGATCAATCGCATGAGCGGCTCTTCGAAATCGAACTCCTTCTTCCCCTTGTACTTGGCCTTGGAGATGCCCTGGTTGGCGAAATAGGCCAGACCGGACATGAAGTCCATCAGGAAACGCATGGCGAAGATCCAGACGATGAGCTTGGCCTGGATCTCCACGTCGGCCACCGCCAGGGTGATGAACGAGATCAGCGCCACGCCGGTCACGCCGTACGTTTCGAAAGCGTCGGCGGTGGGGCCCACGCTGTCACCCGCATTGTCGCCGGTGCAGTCGGCGATGACGCCGGGGTTGCGCGGATCGTCTTCCTTGATCTTGAAGACGATCTTCATCAGGTCGGAGCCGATGTCGGCGATCTTGGTGAAGATGCCGCCGGCGATGCGCAGCGCCGAGGCGCCCAGCGACTCGCCGATGGCGAAGCCGAGGAAGCAGTAACCGACGATCTCGCGGGGCACGAACAGCAGGATGATCACCATCATGATCAGCTCCAGCGAGATGAGGAAGAGCCCGATGCTCATGCCGGCCCGCAGCGGGATATTGACCACATCCCACGGTTTGCCCGCCAGCGAGGCGAACGCCGTCCGGGAATTGGCGTAGGTGTTCACCCGGATGCCGTACCAAGCCACGCTGTAGGAGCCGGCCATGCCCACCACCGAGAACAGCAGCACCATGACGACCACTGCATACGGGTGCAGCAGGATGTTGTGCGTCC
It encodes the following:
- a CDS encoding sodium-translocating pyrophosphatase, with translation MRKFLRIAWLAAFQLLAATAATASEADLAIPDLHKGQPYQMLGGINPWWLLFWGACVIAGTLSISLWLRASVRKLRAHDSMLKISEIIFQTCRTYLIQQGKFLLMLFAFIAAAMSFYFLGLQYGSLSEQFARTHNILLHPYAVVVMVLLFSVVGMAGSYSVAWYGIRVNTYANSRTAFASLAGKPWDVVNIPLRAGMSIGLFLISLELIMMVIILLFVPREIVGYCFLGFAIGESLGASALRIAGGIFTKIADIGSDLMKIVFKIKEDDPRNPGVIADCTGDNAGDSVGPTADAFETYGVTGVALISFITLAVADVEIQAKLIVWIFAMRFLMDFMSGLAYFANQGISKAKYKGKKEFDFEEPLMRLIWIAAVLCISTSFLMSYLLISDIQVPVDGVMTALPSLWWHLALIISCGTLAAVLIPEFTKVFTSSKSKHVNEIVTASREGGASLTILSGIVAGNFSAFWKGILIVVLMTIAYFTSFGEMGIAIEYPSIFAFGLVAFGFLCMGPVTIAVDSYGPVTDNAQSIFELAQTESIPGIREEIRRDFGFDPDFAQGKHYLEANDSAGNTFKATAKPVLIGTAVVGATTMIFSIILLLKKVGMMQLSLTDAPVLLGFITGGAVIFWFSGASIQAVTTGAYRAVAFIKKNLNLDKKEADIEDSKTVVKICTEYAQNGMWNIFIALMAMTLAFAFVDPNFFVAYLVSIACFGLFQAIYMANTGGAWDNAKKLVEVDLNEKYTALHAATVIGDTVGDPFKDTTSVSLNPIIKFSTLFGLLATEIAIEITRHAQATESINYSPFIAAPMFIIGLIFVWRSFYKMRIHAHAESK